In a genomic window of Blastocatellia bacterium:
- a CDS encoding DUF5132 domain-containing protein — protein sequence MLQTTLAFIGGIVIAPFLKPILREVIKYGIIVADTAVKAAAEARESIEDLAAEAAAEAHPKPSHPAKIN from the coding sequence ATGCTGCAAACAACTCTGGCTTTCATTGGTGGCATCGTGATAGCACCATTTCTCAAGCCGATTCTGCGGGAAGTAATTAAGTACGGGATCATCGTCGCCGACACGGCGGTCAAAGCCGCAGCCGAAGCGCGCGAGAGTATCGAGGACCTCGCGGCTGAGGCCGCAGCCGAGGCGCATCCGAAGCCATCCCATCCCGCCAAAATTAACTGA
- a CDS encoding ABC transporter ATP-binding protein, which translates to MGSLTEELLRQRPEITLAKANPVTGRLLVRYDIGISSTQIERLVREVLDFALSGLKSSTGPKDRTRRAGTKLSKLIKFLAVAGGSFLLSSLLPGISLTSAPVLIGAAVLTVGVVGLKLWPRGGALVPAFSSWANAARNYPAIRLWRYLQPHRLQVYLAIGASVLKKVVDLSPPIIIGLALDAAAQGGSPLLFALGLSSLQSQVWFIGGFAVVAFSLESILEFSYKLLWRNLAQAVQHELRLDAYTHLQTLEMSRLDDESTGMLAAMLNDNINQLELFLNDGVNSILEMGTNVLAITFIFLFIAPSVGWIALLPIPILLWATFYYQKRIGPVYAEAVERSTLLNGQLVNNISGLPTIKSFTAEAYETERIRRLSQDYVESNRKANTIYSLFGPLIRFPVLTGYTAVLIAGGSLVISGGLSAGTYALLLFLIPRFLFPFGFFGETVNLYHRSMSAVDKVFDLLELPSGANGSGQPLPVTEVQGEITFQSVSFTYGGEVEVLRDFSLYLPAGKTTAIVGSTGAGKTTLAKLLLRFYEVDSGRILIDGLDIRSIRVGDLRAAIGLVSQDVFLFDGTVRENIAYGSFDAEPYEIVEAARLAEAHQFIEELPQKYDTLIGERGVKLSGGQRQRLCIARAILKSPPILILDEATSSVDNETEAAIQRSLQRISVNRTMIIIAHRLSTVRHAHCIYVLGEGGQIVQAGGHEDLLSEDGFYAALWRVQTGGADSQP; encoded by the coding sequence TTGGGCTCACTCACTGAAGAGTTGCTCAGGCAGCGGCCGGAGATCACTCTTGCCAAAGCCAACCCCGTTACTGGTCGGCTTTTGGTCCGTTACGACATCGGCATCAGCTCGACTCAGATAGAGCGACTGGTCCGCGAGGTGTTGGATTTCGCACTATCGGGTCTGAAGTCGTCCACGGGCCCGAAGGATAGAACCAGGCGGGCGGGGACAAAACTATCCAAGCTCATAAAGTTTTTAGCTGTCGCAGGCGGCAGCTTCCTGTTATCGAGCCTGCTGCCGGGGATTTCGCTCACGTCCGCGCCCGTCTTGATTGGGGCTGCCGTTCTGACTGTGGGGGTCGTCGGTCTCAAATTATGGCCGCGGGGCGGCGCGCTCGTCCCTGCCTTCAGTTCATGGGCCAACGCCGCGCGTAACTATCCCGCGATTCGCCTCTGGCGTTACCTTCAGCCGCACAGGCTTCAGGTATACCTTGCAATCGGCGCGTCAGTCCTGAAGAAGGTCGTCGACCTTTCCCCGCCCATCATCATCGGGCTTGCTTTGGATGCGGCGGCTCAGGGGGGCAGCCCTCTGCTCTTTGCCCTCGGCCTATCCAGCCTGCAATCGCAGGTCTGGTTCATCGGAGGCTTTGCGGTAGTGGCCTTCTCGCTCGAATCGATTCTCGAGTTCAGCTACAAGCTGCTTTGGCGAAACCTCGCCCAGGCGGTACAGCATGAGCTACGCCTCGACGCCTACACACACCTCCAAACGCTTGAGATGTCCCGCCTCGACGATGAAAGCACGGGGATGCTCGCGGCCATGTTGAACGACAACATCAATCAGCTGGAGCTGTTCCTGAACGACGGCGTGAACTCAATCCTCGAAATGGGGACCAACGTACTCGCCATCACCTTCATCTTCTTATTCATAGCGCCGAGCGTCGGCTGGATCGCCCTGCTTCCCATACCGATTCTGCTTTGGGCCACTTTCTACTACCAAAAACGCATCGGGCCGGTTTACGCGGAGGCGGTTGAACGCAGCACGTTACTCAACGGCCAACTCGTGAACAACATCAGCGGACTCCCGACGATCAAGAGCTTTACCGCCGAGGCGTACGAGACCGAGCGGATCCGGCGATTGAGTCAGGATTACGTCGAGAGCAACCGGAAGGCTAATACCATTTACTCGCTCTTCGGCCCTTTGATTCGCTTCCCGGTCTTGACCGGGTACACCGCCGTCCTCATCGCCGGCGGATCGCTAGTGATCTCCGGCGGCCTGTCGGCGGGAACCTACGCCCTGCTGCTGTTTCTCATCCCCCGATTTCTATTCCCGTTCGGCTTCTTCGGAGAGACGGTCAACCTCTATCACCGATCCATGTCGGCAGTTGACAAGGTGTTCGACCTGCTCGAGCTGCCGTCGGGCGCAAACGGCAGCGGTCAGCCTCTGCCGGTGACGGAGGTCCAGGGGGAGATCACCTTTCAATCGGTCAGTTTTACTTACGGCGGAGAAGTCGAGGTCCTGAGAGATTTTTCCCTTTACCTGCCCGCCGGAAAGACCACCGCCATCGTCGGCTCGACCGGCGCGGGCAAAACGACCCTTGCCAAATTGCTACTGCGTTTTTACGAGGTTGATTCGGGGCGAATCCTGATCGATGGCCTTGATATCCGCAGCATTCGGGTGGGCGACCTGCGGGCCGCTATAGGTCTGGTGAGCCAGGACGTATTCTTATTCGACGGAACGGTCCGCGAGAATATCGCCTACGGGAGCTTCGACGCAGAGCCTTACGAGATCGTCGAAGCGGCGCGCCTGGCCGAAGCACATCAGTTCATTGAGGAGCTGCCGCAGAAGTACGATACGCTCATCGGAGAGCGCGGCGTGAAACTTTCGGGCGGCCAGCGGCAACGGCTTTGCATCGCCCGGGCGATTCTCAAGAGCCCTCCGATACTCATTCTCGACGAGGCGACCTCGTCGGTTGACAATGAAACGGAAGCCGCCATCCAACGCTCGCTCCAGCGCATTTCGGTCAACCGGACGATGATCATCATTGCCCATCGGCTCTCCACCGTGCGCCATGCACACTGCATCTATGTTTTAGGGGAGGGCGGCCAGATTGTTCAGGCCGGTGGCCACGAGGACTTGTTGAGTGAGGATGGCTTTTATGCGGCGCTTTGGCGGGTCCAGACTGGCGGGGCCGACTCCCAGCCATAG
- a CDS encoding heavy metal translocating P-type ATPase, translating to MGDDKVTSQNGLSGLRSQWRILSDIPGRIRVYHPLLSKNRAVAERLELKTLNLEGVLGYSVSIFTAKILVKYDTRYLDRDELLRILTAMIQAAESEAISDPSRASSSPALRSRRQLALSSISLMLAGAALVYPGLAVIAIPATALTSSRILLSALGAIFISRKVKVDILDAIVIALLFSYKRYFAAAVMVWLLDLANALLESTSQLSGKILADVFGKQQRHTWRLIDGQEVETEISALVNGDLVVVRAGEQIPADGVVIDGEGIVDQHLLTGEYSAVEKAAGDEVFEMTVALAGRLVIRVNRTGEHTNAAKILKILHQSVEHKGRIQLMSERFADRMVIPTLGIGAVGQMVVGPNAMIAIINADYGTGIRVAAPLAMLASIALAARNGIIIKHGGILESLNNIDAVIFDKTGTLTQETPRVGRINSYDPGHTEADILAYAACAEQRFSHPIARAILRKAAEWDLGLPAVDQASYRVGFGVEVRVNGATVKIGSLRYMQREEVPIPAELSSHMEEVYRSGKTAICVAVDGQIVGSIELEASERPEAYEMIQTLREKRGIEKIYLISGDNEAATQALAYRLGIPNYMAGVLPEDKARHVAELQRQGLKVAMVGDGINDSLALSRADCSISLRGAADIATDVADVVFMDGTLSKFDVLFQISEDLRKNVRRSFIITLVPNTVLMAGALAGLFGIGTSLLLNNGLNLVAVLNGLMPYYKAIDEVKETSPQGSLQG from the coding sequence TTGGGAGATGATAAGGTAACCAGCCAAAATGGACTGAGCGGCCTCCGCTCGCAGTGGCGCATTCTAAGTGATATACCGGGCCGCATTCGGGTTTATCACCCACTGCTCAGCAAGAATCGGGCGGTCGCCGAGAGGCTCGAGCTCAAGACGCTCAATCTGGAGGGGGTTCTCGGCTATTCCGTCAGCATTTTCACCGCAAAGATCCTGGTGAAATACGACACTCGATACTTAGACCGCGATGAGTTGCTGCGCATCCTCACGGCGATGATTCAAGCCGCCGAGAGCGAAGCGATCTCGGACCCATCCAGGGCGTCAAGCTCGCCGGCCCTGAGGTCGAGGCGACAGTTGGCGCTTTCGAGCATCAGTTTGATGCTCGCGGGGGCGGCGCTTGTCTACCCCGGCCTGGCGGTCATTGCCATTCCGGCGACCGCCCTGACCTCGTCGCGTATCTTACTGAGCGCCCTCGGCGCAATTTTCATTTCCAGGAAGGTCAAAGTAGATATTCTGGACGCCATCGTTATCGCGCTGCTCTTCTCCTACAAAAGATATTTTGCAGCCGCCGTCATGGTGTGGCTCCTCGACCTGGCGAACGCATTGCTCGAATCGACCTCGCAACTTTCGGGCAAGATTCTCGCCGACGTGTTCGGGAAACAACAGCGCCACACCTGGCGCCTGATTGACGGGCAAGAGGTGGAGACGGAGATAAGCGCGCTGGTGAATGGGGACTTGGTGGTCGTCAGAGCGGGCGAGCAGATCCCTGCCGATGGCGTGGTCATAGACGGCGAGGGGATAGTCGATCAGCACCTGCTCACGGGGGAGTACTCCGCGGTCGAGAAGGCTGCCGGCGACGAGGTATTTGAAATGACGGTTGCCCTCGCCGGGCGTCTGGTTATCCGGGTGAACAGGACCGGCGAACACACCAACGCGGCAAAGATATTGAAGATCTTACATCAGTCGGTTGAACACAAAGGGCGGATACAACTGATGAGCGAGCGGTTCGCCGACCGAATGGTCATTCCCACGCTCGGCATCGGGGCCGTCGGGCAGATGGTCGTGGGGCCTAACGCCATGATTGCTATTATCAACGCGGACTATGGCACGGGCATCAGGGTGGCGGCGCCGCTGGCGATGTTGGCATCCATTGCTTTAGCCGCTCGGAATGGGATCATCATTAAACATGGCGGGATATTGGAATCCCTGAATAACATCGACGCTGTCATCTTTGATAAGACCGGCACGTTGACCCAGGAAACGCCCAGAGTGGGTAGGATCAACTCCTACGACCCCGGCCACACCGAGGCGGACATACTCGCCTACGCCGCCTGCGCGGAGCAGAGATTCTCTCACCCTATTGCGAGGGCTATTCTACGGAAGGCTGCAGAATGGGACCTTGGTTTGCCTGCCGTAGACCAGGCGAGCTACCGCGTCGGTTTTGGCGTTGAAGTGCGAGTAAACGGAGCCACCGTCAAAATCGGCAGCCTCAGGTATATGCAAAGGGAAGAGGTCCCGATTCCCGCAGAACTATCAAGCCACATGGAAGAAGTCTATCGCAGCGGCAAAACAGCCATCTGCGTGGCTGTGGATGGTCAGATTGTAGGCTCAATAGAGTTGGAGGCCAGCGAGCGGCCTGAAGCATACGAGATGATTCAGACGCTGCGCGAGAAGCGAGGCATAGAAAAAATATATCTCATATCGGGCGACAACGAAGCCGCCACGCAGGCGCTTGCCTACAGGTTAGGGATACCAAATTATATGGCCGGCGTCTTGCCGGAAGACAAGGCGAGGCACGTTGCGGAACTCCAACGGCAAGGGCTAAAGGTGGCGATGGTGGGCGACGGCATCAACGATTCGCTTGCTTTGTCGCGCGCGGATTGTTCGATCTCGCTGCGGGGAGCGGCCGACATCGCCACCGATGTAGCAGACGTCGTTTTTATGGATGGGACTTTAAGCAAATTTGACGTGCTCTTCCAGATCTCCGAAGACTTGCGGAAGAACGTTCGGCGCAGCTTCATCATCACCCTGGTTCCCAACACCGTCCTCATGGCGGGAGCCCTGGCAGGTTTGTTTGGCATAGGCACGTCCCTGTTATTGAATAACGGGCTGAATCTGGTTGCTGTCCTGAACGGACTGATGCCTTATTACAAAGCGATTGACGAGGTCAAGGAGACCTCGCCTCAAGGCAGCCTCCAAGGCTAG
- a CDS encoding permease codes for MNEVETTGTPSTPINVKPLKSCCNPETHYPSGLVTLQRKRPKGRRGLLIVLAGIAIWFLIYFLLRPWSAWVAYTVFGLPHDSRPGLAVEFFLFDAPKVLMLLTLVSFGVGVARSFMGARVGGVRALMTAGRLRSMLAGNREILGNILASGLGAFTPFCSCSAVPLFIGLVTSGVPLGVTFSFLISAPLVNEVALVLLLGLFGWRVAALYMGTGMLVAILAGWIIGRLRMEAYVQEWAYTASIRTGDVSEPKVDWAERIQMGLNSARDMVGKLWPYILIGIAIGAIINGYIPENIVASILGKKAWWSVPLAVLIGIPMYSNAAGILPVVQALLGKGAALGPALSFMMSVIGLSLPELILLRKVLKFRLIATFVCVFTLGILLVGYLFNFLF; via the coding sequence ATGAATGAAGTGGAAACGACAGGGACGCCAAGCACTCCTATCAATGTCAAACCGCTGAAATCCTGCTGCAACCCGGAGACGCACTATCCAAGCGGCCTGGTCACCTTGCAGAGGAAGAGGCCGAAGGGTCGAAGGGGTCTCCTTATAGTACTCGCAGGCATTGCAATCTGGTTTCTGATTTACTTCCTTTTACGCCCATGGTCAGCCTGGGTCGCCTACACCGTTTTCGGCTTGCCGCATGATTCACGACCCGGCCTAGCCGTCGAATTCTTTCTCTTTGACGCGCCCAAAGTTCTCATGCTGCTTACGCTGGTGAGTTTCGGGGTGGGGGTAGCTCGCTCCTTTATGGGGGCCCGCGTCGGAGGGGTCCGTGCCTTGATGACCGCGGGGCGACTGAGAAGCATGCTTGCCGGGAACCGCGAAATCCTCGGGAATATTTTGGCCTCAGGGTTGGGAGCCTTCACGCCTTTTTGTTCTTGTTCGGCCGTACCGCTCTTTATCGGCCTTGTGACCAGCGGTGTTCCGCTCGGCGTGACGTTTTCATTCTTGATTTCGGCGCCGCTGGTCAACGAAGTTGCTTTAGTCCTGCTTCTAGGTCTCTTCGGGTGGCGTGTGGCCGCGCTTTATATGGGCACGGGAATGCTCGTCGCCATTCTCGCGGGATGGATTATAGGCCGTCTGCGAATGGAGGCCTACGTGCAGGAGTGGGCATACACTGCTTCGATCAGGACGGGAGACGTCTCTGAACCGAAAGTGGACTGGGCGGAGCGCATTCAAATGGGGCTGAACTCGGCGCGTGACATGGTTGGGAAGTTGTGGCCTTACATCCTGATCGGGATCGCGATCGGCGCTATCATCAATGGTTATATACCCGAAAACATTGTGGCATCTATATTGGGGAAGAAAGCCTGGTGGTCTGTGCCGCTCGCCGTGCTCATCGGCATTCCCATGTATTCAAACGCGGCCGGTATTCTTCCCGTGGTTCAGGCGCTGTTGGGAAAGGGCGCAGCCCTGGGGCCCGCTCTTTCTTTCATGATGTCGGTCATCGGGCTTTCTTTGCCGGAGCTGATCCTCTTACGCAAGGTCCTTAAATTCCGATTGATCGCCACGTTTGTATGCGTATTCACGCTGGGCATTCTGTTAGTCGGATACCTTTTCAACTTTCTGTTTTGA
- a CDS encoding DedA family protein, giving the protein MEINLPANLSSPYQRPKLVKHMEFIEHIVSLFQRLPPLGVLGMMFLVQYIENIFPPSPGDMLLVFGGTLIGLGTVGFFPSLLLATIGSTLGFMTAYYLGRSFEMRILHGRLGRFLPKAAILKVEGWFKRFGPGVILINRFLAGTRAVIPYFAGMSRTAPLLTAGMSTISAALWNTLLLYLGMVFGENWRVVAGYLVTYSKAMSVLIAVAIALLLGFYLKQKRRAAYSASKTE; this is encoded by the coding sequence GTGGAGATCAACCTCCCGGCCAACCTTTCATCGCCGTACCAACGCCCCAAACTGGTCAAACACATGGAATTCATTGAGCACATAGTCTCACTATTCCAGAGGCTGCCGCCGCTCGGTGTTCTAGGCATGATGTTCCTGGTTCAATACATTGAAAATATTTTCCCTCCATCGCCCGGCGATATGCTGTTGGTTTTCGGCGGCACCCTGATCGGGCTCGGCACGGTCGGGTTCTTTCCATCCTTACTGTTGGCCACAATAGGCAGCACATTAGGCTTCATGACGGCGTACTACCTGGGGCGGTCTTTCGAAATGCGAATACTACACGGGCGACTTGGCCGCTTCCTGCCAAAGGCCGCGATCCTCAAGGTTGAAGGGTGGTTCAAACGATTCGGCCCCGGCGTCATCCTGATCAACCGGTTTCTTGCCGGGACGCGCGCCGTCATCCCTTACTTTGCCGGAATGTCGCGGACGGCCCCGCTTCTTACAGCCGGGATGAGTACAATTAGTGCCGCCTTGTGGAATACGCTGCTGCTTTATCTCGGAATGGTATTCGGTGAGAACTGGCGAGTCGTTGCAGGCTACCTTGTGACCTACAGCAAGGCCATGAGCGTTCTGATCGCCGTCGCCATCGCGCTTTTATTAGGGTTTTATTTAAAGCAAAAGCGTCGCGCCGCCTACTCTGCGTCGAAGACTGAATAG
- a CDS encoding metalloregulator ArsR/SmtB family transcription factor, whose translation MATLFRALADRTRLRLLNLMGDGDMCVCFFVEILGISQPNVSRHLAYLRQAGVVVARREGKWIHYRVKTPSDPHAAKLLADVGAWFAEDKEMKRDRKRLVNICCAPQLPIPLRGAPRPASLSLA comes from the coding sequence ATGGCGACGTTGTTTCGGGCACTGGCCGATCGCACGCGCCTGCGCCTGCTTAACCTCATGGGCGATGGCGATATGTGTGTTTGCTTCTTCGTCGAAATATTGGGCATCAGCCAGCCCAACGTATCCCGGCACCTGGCATACTTGCGACAGGCTGGCGTCGTGGTCGCACGGCGCGAGGGCAAATGGATACATTACCGCGTTAAGACCCCCTCTGACCCGCATGCCGCGAAACTGCTCGCCGATGTGGGGGCCTGGTTCGCCGAGGATAAAGAGATGAAGCGCGACCGCAAGCGGCTCGTCAATATTTGTTGTGCCCCGCAGTTGCCGATCCCGTTGCGGGGGGCACCGCGCCCGGCCAGCCTGTCCTTAGCGTAG
- a CDS encoding ArsI/CadI family heavy metal resistance metalloenzyme, with translation MAVDVNERVKALKAHLALNVRDVQQSIEFYRKMLGTEPCKVRAGYAKFDVQNPPLNLTLNQVSFSERGALSHLGIQVASTDDVLAVREGWVREGLITRDEMQTNCCYAIQDKAWVTDPDGNEWEVFVVLEDNLPETGTPTSVNQHSCCVAPVKLNS, from the coding sequence ATGGCTGTCGATGTAAACGAAAGAGTGAAGGCTCTCAAAGCGCATTTGGCGCTTAACGTGAGGGACGTACAACAAAGCATAGAATTCTATCGCAAGATGCTAGGCACCGAGCCTTGCAAAGTCCGCGCCGGCTACGCCAAATTCGACGTGCAGAACCCGCCTTTGAATCTGACCCTCAATCAAGTGTCATTCAGTGAGCGGGGGGCGCTGTCACACCTGGGCATTCAAGTCGCCTCCACAGACGATGTGCTGGCGGTGCGGGAGGGTTGGGTAAGAGAAGGTCTCATCACGCGAGATGAGATGCAGACAAATTGCTGCTACGCCATACAAGACAAGGCATGGGTGACAGACCCCGATGGCAATGAGTGGGAGGTGTTTGTCGTGCTGGAAGACAACCTGCCGGAGACTGGAACCCCGACGTCTGTCAACCAACATTCATGCTGTGTAGCGCCTGTTAAGCTCAATTCGTGA
- a CDS encoding putative porin — MNKQIARMVAYGLVLFMTLSISLRANAEQHTKEIAKNVGGSNTDTRASRHSADKEEESKPAAVSVEDRLKKMEEVIERQQCEIQALREQIEKQKAAPLTSPTEAVATPVSASVPTDASQTPASGKNEAAPPEAQKRIDELYKRFGSLRFSGDLRFRAETFRNQGFDALAEAPDRNRLRVRARLALDGTINSRFDWGVRLASGIFTDPISSNQTLTDFYERKPFALERAFIRYDSKGDRVGVQLVAGKFEPTFRRTQMVWDDDISVEGASEAVYFKTKTPLRQVKFVAFQLPFNEVSGGKDGVLYGGQAQTDWQFAPKFSANFNVGYYDWNHADQIVPALGALATQVNGGLFNGSGMTGNQNGALGTTNRLVRNAAGQPVGFLAGFNLVDVLGNFTWAASGRFPMTFLVDFVHNATDRVRDEKDGYWVGAQVGQTKEKGDWLFGYTFTRIEQDAVLVPFNFSDILASNSRAHMSTVAYQIANGVTVQWTGLFSQRVNRVVTTSPFARYLNRMQFDVIYKF; from the coding sequence ATGAATAAACAGATAGCCAGGATGGTTGCTTACGGTCTTGTGCTCTTTATGACTCTTTCGATCAGTCTGAGGGCCAATGCCGAGCAACACACGAAAGAGATTGCCAAGAACGTGGGTGGTTCGAACACCGATACCAGAGCGTCCCGCCATTCCGCCGACAAGGAAGAGGAATCAAAACCAGCCGCGGTCAGCGTTGAGGACCGGCTGAAGAAGATGGAAGAAGTGATCGAGCGGCAGCAATGCGAGATCCAGGCCTTGCGCGAGCAGATCGAAAAGCAGAAGGCCGCACCCCTGACCAGTCCGACCGAAGCAGTGGCGACGCCGGTCAGCGCCTCCGTACCCACAGATGCGAGCCAGACGCCGGCGTCTGGCAAGAACGAGGCCGCGCCCCCCGAAGCGCAGAAGCGCATTGACGAACTCTACAAGCGTTTCGGCAGCCTTCGCTTCAGCGGCGACCTGCGCTTCCGCGCCGAGACCTTCCGCAACCAGGGCTTCGACGCGCTCGCCGAAGCGCCCGACCGCAACCGCCTGCGCGTGCGCGCGCGGCTGGCGCTCGACGGCACGATCAACTCGCGCTTCGATTGGGGGGTGCGGCTTGCCTCAGGCATCTTCACAGACCCCATCAGCAGCAACCAGACGCTCACGGACTTCTACGAGCGCAAGCCATTCGCGCTCGAACGCGCTTTCATCCGTTATGACTCGAAGGGAGACCGCGTCGGCGTGCAGTTGGTCGCCGGCAAGTTCGAGCCGACCTTCCGCCGCACGCAGATGGTTTGGGACGACGACATCAGCGTCGAGGGCGCGTCCGAGGCCGTGTACTTCAAAACGAAGACGCCGCTCAGACAGGTGAAGTTCGTCGCTTTCCAGTTGCCGTTTAATGAAGTGTCGGGTGGCAAGGATGGCGTGCTCTACGGCGGGCAGGCGCAGACCGACTGGCAGTTCGCGCCGAAGTTCTCGGCCAACTTCAACGTCGGCTATTACGACTGGAACCACGCCGACCAGATCGTCCCGGCGCTGGGCGCGCTGGCGACGCAGGTCAACGGCGGCCTCTTCAACGGCTCTGGCATGACCGGCAATCAGAACGGCGCACTCGGCACCACCAACCGCCTCGTCCGCAACGCGGCAGGCCAGCCGGTAGGGTTCCTGGCGGGCTTCAACCTAGTAGACGTGCTCGGCAACTTCACGTGGGCGGCGAGCGGCCGGTTCCCCATGACCTTCCTTGTTGATTTTGTCCACAACGCGACCGACCGCGTGCGCGACGAGAAGGACGGCTACTGGGTCGGCGCGCAGGTCGGGCAGACGAAGGAGAAGGGCGACTGGCTGTTCGGCTACACCTTCACGCGCATCGAGCAGGATGCCGTGCTGGTGCCGTTCAACTTCAGCGACATCCTGGCGTCGAACAGTCGCGCGCACATGTCGACGGTCGCTTATCAGATCGCCAACGGGGTGACGGTACAGTGGACGGGGCTCTTCTCGCAGCGCGTCAACAGGGTGGTGACGACCTCGCCGTTCGCCCGTTACCTGAACCGCATGCAGTTCGACGTGATCTATAAGTTCTAA